From one Lolium rigidum isolate FL_2022 chromosome 4, APGP_CSIRO_Lrig_0.1, whole genome shotgun sequence genomic stretch:
- the LOC124648118 gene encoding stachyose synthase-like, producing the protein MTTSSQLGFSLHDGSLDVGGAVLLSGVPSNVTLSSFEFDKSCCDAPPHLLDQATAAAGRGAFLGFTAPDATDRAPCRLGQLLNRKFLSVFRFKTWWSTMRAGERGRDVQPETQWLLLDAPELGPGGCVFVLPLVQGSFRSAIFPTYGAGDEDDGVVLCAESGSPAVTGSDFRRIAYVHAGTDPYVVMREAYLAARVHLGTFKLIEEKALPPIAERFGWCTWDAFYLTVDPVGVWQGVSEFADAGVPARFIVIDDGWQSVNRDDDPAHADARGLVLGGDQMTARLHRFDECERFRRYREGDLLRSPPEVFYDKTLPKTIVRKACEIEGIVKAKKKAGLQGGAIDLSGFDPKLQLLQGELEQLLAKSAHALDNLREAGSGDNGGDVGLKAFLKDMRQKFPGLDDVYVWQALCGAWGGVRPGATSLDTVIEPAHLSPGLAGTMEDLAVDRIVEGGIGLVQPHHAGKLYDAMHSYLAGAGITGVKVDVFNTLEYLCADHGGRVELAKAYYAGLSDSIAANFSGTGIIASMQQCNDFFFLGTRQVSMARAGDDFWFDDPNGDPMGVYWLQGVHMVNCSYNSLWMGLFVRPDWDMFQSDHVCAAFHAASRAVSGSPIYVSDSLGGHDFALLKTLVFPDGTLPLCLHYALPTRDCLFKNPLFDQETVLKMWNLNKFGGVIGAFNCQGAGWDPVERRIRGYAHCYKAMSGTIQPSDVEWGQREDTAAMANAAEYAVYKHHSGELVLMTRESDPINFSLQPSSYEIFTFAPVMLLAGGGKFAPVGVVDMINCGGTVVDVERHGDVRVRVKGAGRLMVYSSVRPVRSVVDGCEVEFEWGDGGKLEVSVAWKQDKEGVSDVVFCY; encoded by the exons ATGACAACATCGTCCCAACTCGGCTTCTCCCTCCACGACGGCAGCCTCGACGTCGGGGGCGCTGTCCTGCTCTCTGGCGTTCCGTCCAACGTCACGCTCAGCTCTTTCGAGTTCGACAAGTCCTGCTGCGATGCGCCACCGCATCTGCTCGAccaggccaccgccgccgctggccgtGGCGCCTTCCTCGGCTTCACAGCTCCGGACGCCACCGACCGTGCACCATGCCGCCTCGGCCAGCTTCTTAACCGCAAGTTCCTGAGCGTGTTTCGGTTCAAGACGTGGTGGAGCACCATGCGCGCCGGCGAGCGCGGCCGCGACGTGCAGCCGGAGACGCAGTGGCTGCTCCTTGACGCCCCCGAGCTCGGCCCCGGCGGATGCGTCTTCGTGCTCCCCCTCGTGCAGGGCAGCTTCCGCTCCGCCATCTTTCCCACCTACGGCgctggcgacgaggacgacggcgtcgTGCTCTGCGCCGAGAGTGGCTCGCCGGCCGTAACGGGCTCCGATTTCCGCCGCATTGCCTACGTGCACGCCGGCACCGACCCGTACGTCGTTATGCGCGAGGCCTACCTGGCCGCCCGAGTCCACCTCGGCACCTTCAAGCTCATCGAGGAAAAGGCCCTGCCGCCCATTGCGGAGCGTTTTGGGTGGTGTACCTGGGACGCGTTCTACCTCACCGTCGACCCCGTCGGCGTATGGCAGGGCGTGTCCGAGTTCGCGGACGCTGGGGTGCCGGCTCGCTTCATAGTCATCGACGACGGCTGGCAGAGCGTGAACCGCGACGACGACCCTGCGCACGCCGACGCGCGCGGGCTCGTCCTCGGCGGAGACCAGATGACTGCGCGCCTCCACCGCTTCGACGAGTGCGAGCGATTCCGCCGCTACAGAGAGGGCGACCTGCTCCGCTCACCCCCCGAAGTGTTCTACGACAAAACCCTACCCAAGACCATCGTGCGCAAGGCCTGCGAAATCGAGGGCATCGTCAAGGCGAAGAAAAAGGCGGGATTGCAGGGCGGCGCCATTGACCTGTCTGGCTTCGACCCCAAACTTCAACTACTGCAGGGAGAGCTGGAGCAGCTCCTCGCCAAGAGCGCGCATGCCCTCGACAATCTCCGCGAAGCCGGCAGCGGCGACAATGGCGGCGATGTAGGGCTGAAGGCGTTTCTGAAGGACATGAGGCAGAAGTTCCCAGGGCTGGACGACGTGTACGTCTGGCAGGCTCTGTGCGGCGCTTGGGGCGGCGTGCGTCCTGGCGCGACGTCCCTGGACACTGTCATCGAGCCAGCGCACCTATCCCCCGGCCTGGCGGGCACCATGGAGGACCTTGCCGTGGACCGTATCGTGGAGGGCGGCATCGGGCTCGTGCAGCCGCACCACGCCGGCAAGCTCTACGACGCCATGCACTCGTACCTCGCCGGCGCCGGGATCACGGGCGTGAAGGTGGACGTCTTCAACACCCTGGAGTACTTGTGCGCCGACCATGGCGGCCGCGTGGAACTCGCCAAGGCCTACTACGCCGGGCTGTCGGACTCCATCGCTGCCAACTTCAGCGGCACGGGCATCATCGCCAGCATGCAGCAATGCAAcgacttcttcttcctcggtaCCCGTCAGGTCTCCATGGCGCGCGCTGGCGACGACTTCTGGTTCGACGACCCCAACGGCGACCCCATGGGTGTCTACTGGCTGCAGGGCGTGCACATGGTGAACTGCTCCTACAACAGCCTGTGGATGGGGCTGTTCGTGCGCCCCGACTGGGACATGTTCCAGTCCGACCACGTCTGCGCTGCCTTCCATGCGGCCTCCCGCGCCGTCTCTGGCAGCCCCATCTACGTCAGCGACTCCCTCGGCGGCCATGACTTCGCACTGCTCAAGACGCTTGTCTTCCCGGATGGCACCCTGCCCCTCTGCCTGCACTACGCGTTGCCCACTAGAGACTGCCTCTTCAAGAATCCTCTCTTTGATCAGGAGACCGTTCTCAAGATGTGGAATCTTAACAAG TTTGGAGGTGTGATTGGGGCATTCAACTGCCAGGGAGCGGGGTGGGACCCTGTGGAGCGACGCATCCGTGGCTATGCACACTGCTACAAGGCGATGTCTGGCACCATACAGCCCTCCGACGTCGAGTGGGGGCAGAGGGAGGACACCGCGGCAATGGCCAACGCCGCAGAGTACGCGGTGTACAAGCACCACTCCGGGGAGCTGGTCCTGATGACCAGAGAGTCTGATCCCATCAACTTCTCTCTGCAGCCATCCTCGTACGAGATATTCACGTTTGCTCCTGTGATGCTGCTGGCCGGTGGCGGCAAGTTTGCGCCGGTCGGGGTGGTTGACATGATTAACTGCGGTGGCACAGTCGTCGATGTCGAACGCCATGGTGATGTGCGGGTGAGGGTGAAGGGGGCTGGTAGGCTGATGGTGTACTCGTCGGTGAGGCCTGTAAGGAGCGTGGTGGATGGCTGTGAGGTTGAATTTGAATGGGGAGATGGCGGGAAGCTGGAGGTTTCTGTCGCTTGGAAGCAGGACAAGGAGGGCGTCTCTGACGTGGTTTTCTGTTACTAG